A window of Castanea sativa cultivar Marrone di Chiusa Pesio chromosome 1, ASM4071231v1 contains these coding sequences:
- the LOC142625378 gene encoding uncharacterized protein LOC142625378, whose amino-acid sequence MSTEDFSFPTTGDRFSCGIDSPPLWNLSPIASPNSRHEEPPKGSAKEEGNDLKDEKDYCFWSKPIEYISQRKSFSHVETGGKLGIKDGKEDGDHEEQKMDRLWENFNEELSKNSSSRSNTSSRMQFGCVKALKTSQSNSATLTTKKPGMVVILKVLKKLFLIQNSNDRKLQRPPHSHQ is encoded by the coding sequence ATGTCTACAGAAGATTTCAGCTTCCCCACAACTGGGGACAGATTCTCATGCGGCATCGATTCACCACCTTTGTGGAACCTATCTCCAATAGCTTCACCAAATTCCAGACACGAAGAACCACCTAAAGGGTCTGCCAAAGAAGAAGGAAACGACTTAAAGGATGAGAAAGATTATTGCTTTTGGTCAAAACCAATCGAGTACATAAGCCAAAGAAAGAGCTTTTCACACGTAGAGACTGGTGGAAAATTGGGGATTAAAGATGGAAAAGAAGATGGTGATCATGAAGAGCAAAAGATGGACAGGTTGTGGGAAAACTTCAATGAAGAATTATCAAAGAATTCTAGTTCAAGATCCAATACGTCTTCTAGAATGCAATTTGGCTGTGTTAAGGCATTGAAAACGTCCCAAAGCAATAGTGCAACGCTCACAACTAAGAAGCCCGGCATGGTTGTGATTTTGAAGGTCTTAAAGAAGCTTTTCTTGATCCAAAACTCCAATGATCGGAAGCTACAACGGCCCCCACATAGTCATCAATGA